A portion of the Thermothelomyces thermophilus ATCC 42464 chromosome 5, complete sequence genome contains these proteins:
- a CDS encoding alcohol dehydrogenase-like protein (Alcohol dehydrogenase-like protein), with amino-acid sequence MSPTMKEALVSKGTQVEIVDSPIPNPNENQVLIKVVVSGSNPKDWKLPEWFGGSTNQGDDIAGIVEKVGANVFEFKPGDRVAAFHEMRTSGGSYAEYAIAWQHTTFHIPESVSFEEAAAVPLAAMTAAVGLYLRLGLPQPWSPATTQTPLIIYGAASAVGIYAVQLARRSNIHPILCVAGRATDYVAGFLDPSKGDAVVDYRQGDEAVVSGLVRALDGRPPVAHVLDAVSEKSSVPNVVEVLKRAGARDAQGKLGAKVTFVLGVEQDLPEGVDKTLTMVGTVHKEAKDFGYVYFRYFAKGLQEGWFKPQRTEVVPGGLGGIQTALLNLRDGKASAVKYVFRIAETEGVQR; translated from the exons ATGTCGCCCACGATGAAGGAAGCACTCGTTAGCAAAG GAACCCAAGTCGAGATCGTGGACTCGCCCATTCCGAACCCGAACGAGAACCAGGTTCTCATCAAGGTGGTCGTCTCGGGCTCCAATCCCAAAGACTGGAAACTGCCCGAGTGGTTTGGCGGCTCGACCAATCAGGGCGACGACATCGCCGGCATCGTCGAGAAGGTCGGCGCCAATGTCTTCGAGTTCAAGCCGGGCGACCGCGTGGCCGCCTTCCACGAGATGCGCACCTCGGGAGGCAGCTATGCCGAGTACGCCATCGCATGGCAGCACACGACCTTCCACATCCCCGAGTCGGTCAGCTTTGAGG AGGCCGCTGCCGTCCCCCTCGCCGCCATGACGGCGGCCGTGGGTCTGTACCTGCGCCTGGGCCTGCCGCAGCCGTGGTCGCCCGCGACGACGCAGACGCCGCTCATCATCTACGGCGCCGCCTCGGCGGTGGGCATCTACGCGGTGCAGCTCGCCCGGCGCAGCAACATCCACCCGATCCTGTGCGTCGCCGGCCGCGCGACCGACTACGTCGCCGGCTTCCTCGACCCGAGCAAGGGCGACGCCGTCGTCGACTACCGGCAGGGCGACGAGGCCGTCGTCTCGGGCCTGGTCCGGGCCCTGGACGGCAGGCCGCCCGTCGCGCACGTGCTGGACGCCGTGTCGGAGAAGAGCAGCGTCCCCAACGTCGTCGAGGTGCTGAAGCGCGCCGGCGCCCGCGACGCCCAGGGCAAGCTCGGCGCCAAGGTCACCTTCGTGCTGGGCGTCGAGCAGGACCTGCCCGAGGGGGTCGACAAGACCCTCACCATGGTCGGCACCGTGCACAAGGAGGCCAAGGACTTTGGCTACGTCTACTTCAGGTACTTCGCCAAGGGCCTGCAGGAGGGCTGGTTCAAGCCGCAGAGGACCGAGGTGGTGCCCGGGGGCCTGGGAGGTATCCAAACGGCGCTGCTGAACCTGAGGGACGGCAAGGCGAGCGCGGTCAAGTACGTCTTTAGGATCGCGGAGACGGAAGGGGTCCAGAGGTAG